The Amphiura filiformis chromosome 6, Afil_fr2py, whole genome shotgun sequence genome segment tttaTTTACCTACATATACATaatgttgtattttgtatttttccagGGAAGCCTGACAGAACAAGAAAAGAAGTTGCAACTGAGTACAACGCTTTACATTGGGAATTTGTCATTTTATACCACAGAGGAACAAATACATGAACTTTTCTCCAAATGTGGTGATCTCAAGCGTATCATCATGGGGCTGGACAAGATCAGGAAAACGCCATGTGGATTTTGCTTCGTCGAGTATCCTTTTTATCGTTGGCTCTAATATCTTTGATTGTTACAGAGTTTTGAAGAGTTAACAaaacatctggatttattcataaagtgtcACAAATGCTCAACATTTAACGGCAAAACATAatctatgataataataataataataatatttatttcaattgtcataaattacaaacatgaaaaaacactaaaagcaatttaaatgacaatccgGGAAATGATAGTTtccaactcgccaaggtcctgCCATCTGAAAGAACATTAATAggtaaggacaaggttacctgcccaaatcctagtataaacattaaGTAATTGCTGGTATTTAGTTACCATGgttaggcctacaaaaaaattgtttgattggcgtaacctgacggACTCTATaagtaggcccgaccctagactaaaaaattaagaaattaaaattataaaaaaaaagaagttccaATGCCTTTAAAATATCGAATGCAATTTATagcttaaaatgtaaaaaataaaaatattttaaaaaatcgcgacctacctaccctattttttttttatgttacgccaatcaaacattcaaacaatttatttttgagGCCTTACTGCACAAACCTGGCTAATTGGCCTGGCCAACAAGATGTTAGACCTTCTCAGATGTTTTGTAGGTTGTGTACTGGTTTTCCTTAATAGATGCACTTTATTCAGATATTACACACGAGAGGATGCAGAGAATTGTATGCGTTATGTTAGTGGTACACGATTAGATGATC includes the following:
- the LOC140155362 gene encoding nuclear cap-binding protein subunit 2-like, with amino-acid sequence MSALRSDRMVELSSYRDQHFRGSLTEQEKKLQLSTTLYIGNLSFYTTEEQIHELFSKCGDLKRIIMGLDKIRKTPCGFCFVEYYTREDAENCMRYVSGTRLDDRIVRSDWDAGFIEGRQYGRGKSGGQVRDEYRTDYDTGRGGYGKAALKQMQAIGDQIF